The following are encoded in a window of Brevibacillus ruminantium genomic DNA:
- the gatC gene encoding Asp-tRNA(Asn)/Glu-tRNA(Gln) amidotransferase subunit GatC, giving the protein MSGINRKEVEHVANLARLQLTEEEAERYTKDLNAILQFAAKLNELDTSNVVPTSHATDVKNVMREDVNRPCVSNEEALKNAPEHDEGQFKVPAVFE; this is encoded by the coding sequence ATGAGTGGAATCAACCGCAAGGAAGTAGAGCATGTAGCCAATCTCGCTCGCTTGCAATTGACTGAAGAGGAAGCGGAGCGCTATACCAAGGATTTGAATGCGATCCTGCAATTCGCAGCCAAATTGAACGAGCTGGACACGTCAAACGTCGTGCCGACCAGCCACGCAACCGATGTGAAAAACGTGATGCGCGAAGACGTCAATCGTCCGTGCGTTTCAAATGAAGAAGCACTAAAAAATGCGCCGGAGCATGATGAAGGCCAGTTCAAAGTACCGGCTGTATTCGAATAA
- a CDS encoding RNA polymerase sigma factor translates to MFSLHNELFPSKAEAREEEQEDSVLVEKARTGDREAFGELVRRHRAKVYGYAQSFAREPFLAEDIVQDALIRAFLHLGTLADSRRFLPWLHRIVRNQAYTKLKAATLNKEQSFSALQAAYQTEAAGETDWESLDSILYRLGRERERSEREHTATPEEALMRRELLESITQMFRCLRPRERQIVESHFFDHLSPQEIAGLFRMSEANVYQILSRSRKKLVQEKIRVAVDQYVSNRREFMKKVELKKPEAFGKHVWTTAAAAMYGLTEYTERRFSLEMLMGLTGHAFRLNVIPGNVHIAGPTMFPFDEVLTEGMRNLGFETKIVRTRMLTDHGPNANQVDSFLLSAEAREKRKLPENLPEALALVHDSIDRGYPVLAWDLFIPEFGLIYGYDAEARQFQAGDNCSHNASIPYEHLGRGLIGELFVLAIDKQVEIDQKTMLTRALETILKHYREEAGDPVCSYGLAAYATWRDAFAQKGVEPNGNAYTLAVAEDARRYGYLFWREIEKTWTDTQFDGIRPLVHKAADLYGQISDEYKVLTRMFPFPAGGEPNDPQESEEAIRILGRIEALEQEAVSLLEEMQKQL, encoded by the coding sequence GTGTTTTCTTTGCACAACGAGCTTTTCCCGTCAAAAGCAGAAGCACGGGAGGAAGAACAGGAAGATTCGGTTCTGGTTGAAAAGGCGCGTACCGGAGACAGAGAGGCCTTTGGAGAGCTGGTCAGGCGCCATCGGGCCAAGGTGTACGGATACGCCCAATCCTTCGCCAGAGAACCCTTTTTGGCAGAGGACATCGTTCAGGATGCACTGATCCGCGCCTTTCTCCATCTCGGCACGCTGGCAGACAGCCGCCGTTTCCTGCCCTGGCTCCACCGGATTGTGCGCAACCAAGCGTACACCAAGCTGAAAGCTGCAACTCTCAACAAAGAACAGAGCTTTTCCGCGCTCCAAGCCGCTTACCAGACAGAGGCAGCAGGTGAGACAGACTGGGAGAGTCTGGACAGCATCCTCTACAGGCTGGGCCGGGAGCGTGAGCGTTCCGAACGGGAGCATACCGCAACACCAGAGGAGGCACTCATGCGCCGAGAGCTGCTGGAAAGCATTACGCAAATGTTTCGCTGCTTGCGTCCCCGGGAGCGTCAAATTGTCGAGTCTCACTTTTTCGACCACCTCTCCCCGCAGGAAATCGCCGGATTGTTTCGCATGTCTGAAGCCAATGTCTATCAGATTCTCTCCCGCTCCCGCAAAAAGCTGGTGCAGGAAAAGATTCGTGTCGCGGTTGACCAATACGTATCCAATCGGAGGGAGTTTATGAAAAAAGTCGAGCTGAAAAAACCCGAAGCATTTGGTAAACACGTGTGGACGACCGCTGCTGCTGCTATGTATGGACTGACCGAGTATACCGAGCGGAGGTTTTCCCTGGAAATGCTCATGGGATTGACGGGACATGCATTCCGGCTCAATGTCATTCCCGGAAACGTCCACATTGCCGGGCCCACCATGTTCCCCTTCGACGAGGTATTGACCGAGGGGATGCGCAACCTCGGGTTTGAAACCAAGATCGTTCGTACACGGATGCTGACCGATCACGGCCCCAACGCCAATCAGGTAGATTCCTTCCTGCTCTCTGCGGAAGCGCGGGAAAAACGGAAGCTTCCGGAAAACCTGCCGGAGGCGCTTGCTCTGGTTCATGACTCCATTGACCGAGGATATCCGGTGCTCGCCTGGGATTTGTTCATTCCCGAATTCGGCTTGATCTACGGCTACGATGCGGAGGCACGTCAGTTCCAGGCGGGAGACAACTGCAGCCATAATGCCTCGATCCCCTACGAGCATCTGGGTCGCGGATTGATCGGGGAGCTGTTCGTGCTCGCAATCGACAAGCAGGTGGAGATCGACCAAAAGACTATGCTGACTCGGGCTTTGGAAACGATCCTGAAGCATTACCGCGAAGAGGCGGGCGATCCTGTCTGCTCATACGGCCTTGCTGCTTACGCCACCTGGCGAGATGCCTTTGCGCAGAAGGGCGTCGAGCCAAACGGCAATGCCTATACCCTCGCCGTGGCAGAGGATGCCCGCCGCTACGGCTACCTGTTTTGGAGGGAAATCGAGAAGACCTGGACGGATACCCAATTTGACGGAATCCGCCCCCTTGTTCACAAAGCAGCAGACTTGTACGGACAAATCTCAGATGAATATAAAGTGTTGACCCGTATGTTCCCCTTCCCTGCCGGTGGCGAACCCAACGATCCGCAGGAGAGTGAAGAAGCCATCCGGATTCTCGGGCGGATTGAAGCACTGGAGCAGGAAGCCGTCTCGCTTTTGGAGGAAATGCAAAAGCAATTGTAA
- the gatA gene encoding Asp-tRNA(Asn)/Glu-tRNA(Gln) amidotransferase subunit GatA produces the protein MSLFDKRLSEIHSALRDKELSVTELVQASIASIKEHDGEIKSVLHLDEEGALSKAKELDERLAGSGEEPGLLYGLPVGLKDNIVTHGVRTTCASKFLSNYDPIHDATVSKKLKEENAVVVAKLNMDEFAMGGSNENSGFFPTKNPWNTEYVPGGSSGGSAAAMAARHFFFTLGSDTGGSIRQPAAFCGVVGLKPTYGRVSRFGLVAFASSLDQIGPITKNVEDSAYVLQAIAGHDEYDSTSANVAVPDYLSALTGDVKGLRIGVPKELLGEGIDSEVREAVLAALKQLESMGATWSEVSMPHTEYAVPAYYLLASSEASSNLARFDGVRYGVRADNAANLIEMYKESRSQGFGPEVKRRIMLGTYALSSGYYDAYYKKAQQVRTLIIQDFNDVFANFDVILHPTTPTTAFKIGQNTDDPVKMYLEDICTVPVNLAGLPAISVPCGFAQNGMPIGLQIVGKAFDESTVLRVAHAYEQAAGFSQRKPEWVRG, from the coding sequence GTGTCGCTGTTTGACAAGCGATTGTCGGAAATACATAGCGCCCTGCGCGATAAAGAGCTGTCCGTAACCGAGCTGGTGCAGGCGTCCATCGCCAGCATCAAGGAGCACGACGGCGAAATCAAGTCAGTCCTGCATCTGGACGAGGAAGGGGCGCTTTCCAAGGCCAAAGAGCTGGACGAGCGTCTGGCAGGTTCAGGCGAGGAGCCGGGCCTGTTGTACGGGCTTCCTGTGGGGTTGAAAGACAACATCGTGACGCACGGCGTTCGCACGACGTGCGCGAGCAAATTTTTGAGCAACTACGATCCGATTCATGATGCGACGGTTTCCAAAAAGCTGAAGGAAGAAAATGCAGTGGTTGTCGCCAAGCTGAACATGGACGAGTTTGCCATGGGCGGTTCCAACGAAAACTCCGGGTTTTTCCCGACGAAAAACCCCTGGAATACCGAGTACGTGCCGGGCGGTTCCAGCGGCGGTTCGGCAGCGGCTATGGCAGCTCGCCATTTCTTCTTTACACTGGGCAGCGATACGGGCGGCTCGATCCGTCAGCCTGCAGCGTTTTGCGGGGTAGTGGGTCTCAAGCCAACCTATGGACGCGTGTCCCGTTTTGGCCTGGTGGCTTTTGCCTCGTCTCTGGACCAGATCGGCCCGATTACGAAAAACGTAGAGGATTCTGCCTATGTGCTGCAAGCGATCGCAGGCCATGACGAGTACGACTCTACTTCGGCCAATGTCGCTGTGCCGGACTATCTGTCGGCCCTGACCGGCGACGTCAAAGGACTGCGGATTGGCGTACCCAAGGAGCTGCTCGGAGAGGGCATCGACAGTGAGGTGCGCGAAGCGGTTCTGGCAGCGTTGAAGCAGCTGGAGAGCATGGGCGCTACCTGGAGCGAGGTATCAATGCCGCACACTGAGTATGCGGTCCCTGCTTACTATCTGCTGGCATCCTCGGAGGCGTCTTCCAATCTGGCCCGTTTTGACGGTGTTCGCTACGGCGTGCGTGCGGACAATGCCGCCAACCTGATCGAGATGTACAAAGAATCTCGCAGCCAAGGCTTTGGACCGGAAGTGAAGCGTCGGATCATGCTGGGTACCTACGCGCTTTCATCCGGGTATTACGATGCTTACTATAAGAAAGCCCAGCAGGTGCGTACCCTGATTATCCAGGATTTCAACGATGTGTTTGCCAACTTCGATGTGATTTTGCATCCGACCACGCCGACCACGGCCTTTAAAATCGGGCAAAACACAGATGATCCGGTGAAAATGTACCTGGAGGATATTTGCACCGTGCCCGTTAACCTGGCTGGTCTGCCAGCGATCAGCGTTCCATGCGGCTTTGCCCAAAACGGAATGCCGATTGGCCTGCAGATCGTCGGGAAGGCGTTTGACGAATCCACGGTCTTGCGTGTGGCCCACGCTTACGAGCAGGCGGCCGGATTTTCTCAGCGCAAGCCGGAATGGGTGAGGGGGTAA
- the gatB gene encoding Asp-tRNA(Asn)/Glu-tRNA(Gln) amidotransferase subunit GatB has protein sequence MSQFETVIGLEVHAELATNSKIFCGCPTEFGAPPNTHTCPICLGHPGVLPVTNKQAVEFAMKAALALNCEISRETKFDRKNYFYPDSPKAYQISQFDQPIGYNGWIDIEVNGETKRIGITRLHLEEDAGKLTHSDFGGDSLVDFNRVGVPLIEIVSEPDLRSPEEARAYLEKLKAIIQYTGVSDVRMEQGSLRCDANVSIRPVGQAEFGTKTELKNMNSFRNVQVALEYEVDRQREVVSSGGKIVQETRRWDENNKKTISMRSKEEAHDYRYFPDPDLVRMQISEEWIEAVRATIPELPDARQARYVNEYGLSQSDAGVITISKDTADFFDETVKTGADPKAAANWLMVELLGYLNAGNLTLADVKITPAGLGEMIKLIENGTISSKIAKTVFKEMVETGKEPKKIVEEKGLVQISDEGALLQIVQEVVNNSPQAVADYKSGNDKAIAFFVGQVMKQTRGKANPPMVNKLLVEVLKNV, from the coding sequence ATGAGCCAGTTTGAAACCGTCATCGGCCTGGAGGTTCACGCCGAGCTTGCGACGAACAGTAAAATCTTCTGTGGCTGCCCGACCGAGTTCGGTGCGCCGCCGAATACACATACCTGCCCGATCTGTCTGGGGCATCCGGGCGTATTGCCCGTGACCAACAAGCAAGCGGTGGAGTTTGCCATGAAAGCGGCGCTTGCCCTGAACTGCGAAATCTCTCGCGAAACGAAATTTGACCGAAAAAACTATTTCTATCCGGACTCGCCCAAAGCCTATCAGATTTCCCAGTTTGACCAGCCGATCGGCTACAATGGCTGGATCGATATCGAGGTAAATGGCGAAACCAAGCGGATCGGCATTACTCGTCTGCACCTGGAAGAAGATGCGGGCAAGCTGACCCATAGTGATTTCGGAGGCGATTCGCTGGTTGACTTCAACCGCGTAGGTGTTCCGCTGATTGAAATCGTATCGGAGCCAGACCTTCGCTCGCCAGAAGAGGCCAGAGCCTATCTGGAAAAGCTGAAAGCGATCATCCAGTATACCGGCGTGTCCGATGTCCGCATGGAGCAAGGCTCTCTGCGCTGCGACGCCAACGTTTCCATCCGTCCGGTGGGACAAGCAGAGTTCGGCACCAAAACCGAGCTGAAAAACATGAACTCTTTCCGCAACGTACAAGTTGCGCTGGAGTATGAAGTAGATCGTCAGCGGGAAGTCGTCTCCTCAGGCGGCAAGATCGTGCAGGAAACCCGCCGCTGGGATGAGAACAACAAAAAGACTATCTCCATGCGCTCCAAGGAAGAAGCACATGACTACCGCTACTTCCCGGACCCGGACCTGGTGCGGATGCAAATCTCCGAAGAGTGGATCGAGGCTGTTCGTGCCACGATTCCTGAGCTTCCCGATGCGCGTCAGGCCCGCTACGTGAATGAATACGGCCTGTCCCAAAGCGACGCAGGCGTTATCACGATCTCCAAGGATACGGCTGATTTCTTTGATGAAACGGTCAAGACGGGAGCGGACCCGAAAGCAGCAGCCAACTGGCTGATGGTAGAGCTGCTCGGGTACCTGAATGCCGGAAACCTGACATTGGCTGATGTCAAAATCACGCCAGCCGGACTGGGTGAAATGATTAAGCTGATCGAAAACGGAACGATCTCCTCCAAAATCGCCAAAACCGTCTTCAAAGAGATGGTGGAGACCGGCAAAGAGCCAAAGAAGATTGTGGAAGAGAAGGGTCTGGTACAGATCAGTGACGAGGGCGCCCTGCTCCAGATCGTGCAGGAAGTCGTCAATAACAGCCCGCAAGCCGTAGCTGATTACAAATCCGGAAATGACAAGGCGATCGCCTTCTTCGTCGGACAAGTAATGAAGCAGACGCGCGGAAAAGCAAACCCGCCGATGGTGAACAAACTGCTGGTGGAAGTTTTGAAAAACGTGTAA
- a CDS encoding MOSC domain-containing protein: protein MSRSSYKLVSLNIGKPVNFTYQGKDVHTGIFKTPTAETLFLSRENLEGDGQADLVYHGGPDKAVCVYPHEHYAYWEERLNRKLMPAAFGENVTTAGLLEDEVCIGDVYQLGEAIVQVTQPRQPCHKLAKKHDVPQLALWVQETGYTGYYFRVLQEGHVSPDSTLSLIERHPAGITVKEANRVMHHDKQDREATKRILAVAELSGSWRKTFEKRLHGEVTDTAKRLNG, encoded by the coding sequence GTGAGCCGCTCTTCATACAAACTGGTTTCACTGAACATCGGAAAACCGGTGAACTTTACGTACCAAGGAAAAGATGTGCATACCGGCATCTTTAAAACACCTACGGCGGAAACGCTTTTTCTGTCACGGGAGAATCTGGAGGGAGACGGCCAGGCGGATCTCGTTTATCACGGAGGACCGGATAAAGCCGTCTGTGTCTATCCCCACGAGCATTATGCATACTGGGAAGAGCGTCTGAATCGGAAGCTGATGCCGGCCGCTTTCGGGGAGAATGTGACCACAGCAGGATTGCTGGAAGACGAGGTATGCATCGGGGATGTGTATCAACTAGGGGAGGCCATCGTACAGGTGACGCAGCCCAGACAGCCCTGTCACAAGCTCGCCAAGAAACACGATGTGCCCCAGCTCGCTTTGTGGGTGCAGGAGACCGGCTATACCGGCTATTATTTCCGCGTCCTGCAGGAAGGCCATGTGTCGCCGGACAGCACGCTGTCGCTGATCGAACGTCATCCGGCTGGAATTACCGTAAAGGAAGCAAACCGAGTTATGCATCATGACAAGCAAGATCGGGAGGCAACCAAGCGTATTCTGGCTGTGGCAGAGCTTTCGGGCAGCTGGCGGAAAACGTTTGAGAAGCGTCTGCATGGGGAAGTGACTGATACGGCCAAGCGCTTGAATGGATAA